A genomic region of Alligator mississippiensis isolate rAllMis1 chromosome 4, rAllMis1, whole genome shotgun sequence contains the following coding sequences:
- the LOC109283760 gene encoding protein SCO2 homolog, mitochondrial, whose product MLPTLLLRLRRAAHACAALRRGCPPRPALHTCPWPSPRLPAWEPLASPARALSGRAGAGGKAPLPLRTRLLVAVLLGAGGLGTWLYLRREKELQQLEQRVEQLRHVAVGQGDFQLVDHTGQPRRKADFAGQWVLLYFGFTHCPDICPEELEKLVEVVHLLENDSHLPPVQPIFVTVDPERDDVAAMARYVRDFHPRLLGLTGSPENVREVAKAYRVYASAGDPDVDGDYIVDHTVLIYLLAPDGLFLDYYTRGKSEAQIAQSVRQHMVTYRPFNQ is encoded by the coding sequence ATGCTGCCGACCCTGCTGCTGCGGCTGCGCAGGGCCGCGCACGCCTGCGCTGCGCTGCGACGAGGGTGCCCCCCGCGCCCTGCATTGCACACCTGCCCTTGGCCCAGCCCGAGGCTCCCAGCATGGGAGCCCCTCGCCAGCCCCGCGCGAGCCCTGTCTGGGCGGGCAGGAGCCGGGGGCAAGGCCCCGCTGCCCCTGCGGACGCGGCTGCTGGTGGCGGTGCTGCTGGGGGCCGGCGGGCTGGGCACGTGGCTGTACCTGCGCCGGGAGAAGGAGCTGCAGCAGTTGGAGCAGCGGGTGGAGCAGCTGCGGCACGTGGCCGTGGGCCAGGGAGACTTCCAGCTGGTGGACCACACGGGGCAGCCGCGGCGCAAGGCCGACTTCGCCGGGCAGTGGGTGCTGCTCTACTTCGGCTTCACCCACTGCCCTGACATCTGCCCCGAGGAGCTGGAGAAGCTGGTCGAGGTCGTGCACCTGCTGGAGAACGACTCCCACCTGCCGCCCGTGCAGCCCATCTTCGTCACCGTGGACCCCGAGCGCGACGACGTGGCCGCCATGGCCCGGTACGTGCGGGACTTCCACCCGCGCCTGCTGGGGCTGACGGGCAGCCCTGAGAATGTGCGGGAGGTGGCAAAGGCCTACCGCGTCTACGCCAGCGCTGGGGATCCCGACGTGGATGGCGACTACATCGTGGACCACACGGTGCTCATCTACCTGCTGGCACCGGACGGGCTCTTCCTGGACTACTACACCCGCGGCAAGAGCGAGGCCCAGATCGCCCAGAGCGTGCGGCAGCACATGGTGACCTACCGCCCTTTCAACCAATAa